Proteins encoded in a region of the Quercus lobata isolate SW786 chromosome 8, ValleyOak3.0 Primary Assembly, whole genome shotgun sequence genome:
- the LOC115954642 gene encoding photosystem II repair protein PSB27-H1, chloroplastic: protein MASPTLLTPTSKPTPLSPLKPKFTTTITSSSSTPTTTTTAAAAFQPRRREFLSLATTILSPAWLFPMTPAALAASDEEYVKESEEVINRVRNTINMDKTDPNVASAVAELRETSNYWVAKYRREKSLLGRASFRDIYSALNAVSGHYISFGPTAPIPAKRKARILEEVDTAEKALLRGR from the coding sequence ATGGCATCACCAACCCTATTAACTCCAACCTCCAAACCAACACCACTCTCTCCCCTCAAACCCAAattcaccaccaccatcaccagcAGCTCTTccacccccaccaccaccaccactgccgCCGCCGCCTTTCAACCTCGCCGCCGTGAATTCTTGTCACTAGCCACTACCATCCTCTCTCCTGCATGGCTCTTTCCAATGACTCCAGCAGCACTAGCTGCTTCAGACGAAGAGTACGTAAAAGAGTCAGAAGAAGTAATCAACAGGGTCAGAAACACCATTAACATGGACAAGACTGACCCTAATGTGGCTTCTGCAGTGGCTGAGCTAAGAGAGACTTCAAATTATTGGGTGGCTAAGTATAGGAGGGAGAAATCTTTGCTTGGCAGGGCTTCATTCCGGGACATATATTCAGCTCTCAATGCTGTTTCGGGACATTATATTAGTTTTGGCCCAACAGCACCTATTCCGGCAAAGCGGAAGGCAAGGATTTTGGAAGAGGTGGACACTGCCGAGAAGGCCTTGTTGAGAGGAAGATAA